From a single Chlamydia ibidis 10-1398/6 genomic region:
- a CDS encoding SycD/LcrH family type III secretion system chaperone, producing the protein MSYLTYLLERIAHQSQEDFPFPDDLENYLRGFFPDKGVPLDTYQKVFKIPSEDLEKVYKEGYNLYLDKKYEESISVFRWLVFFNPFISKFWFSLGASLHMSGEYSQALHAYGVTALLRDKDPYPHYYAYICYTLIDDKEEADKALESAWERSKHHPAYAELKEEILNIKNCSEH; encoded by the coding sequence ATGTCTTATTTAACCTACTTATTAGAAAGAATTGCTCATCAAAGTCAGGAAGATTTTCCTTTTCCTGATGATCTAGAAAACTATCTTCGAGGTTTTTTCCCTGATAAGGGTGTTCCTTTAGACACCTATCAAAAGGTATTCAAAATCCCATCTGAGGATCTAGAAAAAGTTTATAAGGAGGGGTATAATCTGTATTTGGATAAAAAATACGAAGAAAGTATTTCAGTTTTTCGTTGGTTAGTTTTTTTTAATCCCTTCATATCTAAATTCTGGTTTTCATTGGGCGCTTCTTTACATATGAGCGGTGAGTACTCTCAAGCCCTTCATGCGTACGGTGTAACAGCTTTATTGCGTGACAAAGATCCTTACCCACATTACTATGCCTACATTTGCTACACTCTTATAGACGACAAAGAAGAAGCAGATAAAGCTCTAGAATCTGCTTGGGAACGCTCTAAACACCACCCTGCTTATGCGGAACTTAAGGAAGAAATATTGAATATTAAGAATTGTAGCGAGCACTAA
- a CDS encoding class I SAM-dependent methyltransferase — protein MRHNPYDLLKRSAYSSLLIHGNVYGETPWSALNKICREFGITSKETIYDLGCGLGKVCFWFGHVIGATAVGIDNQEAFINKAAQLQKFSKNPALCMQGSFDSIDLTEVSYIYFYGSSYSLRILGNVIRNLNNLPLGAVVISISFPLDSLSYGKETFYTEQSCKVFFPWGQTTAYKNIRKNI, from the coding sequence AAGCGTTCCGCATATTCTTCTCTTTTGATTCACGGTAATGTGTATGGAGAGACACCTTGGTCAGCCTTAAATAAAATTTGTAGAGAATTTGGAATAACTTCCAAAGAGACGATTTATGATCTCGGGTGTGGACTAGGGAAGGTTTGTTTTTGGTTTGGTCATGTTATTGGTGCTACAGCAGTAGGGATAGATAATCAAGAAGCATTTATAAACAAGGCAGCACAACTACAAAAGTTTTCAAAAAATCCAGCATTATGTATGCAGGGATCTTTTGACTCTATAGACTTAACCGAAGTTTCATATATTTATTTTTATGGTTCTTCTTATTCTTTAAGAATATTAGGTAATGTAATTAGAAATTTAAATAATTTACCTCTAGGCGCGGTAGTCATCAGTATATCTTTTCCACTGGATTCTTTATCTTATGGAAAGGAGACATTTTATACTGAGCAAAGCTGCAAGGTGTTTTTCCCTTGGGGACAAACTACGGCGTACAAAAATATACGAAAGAATATCTAA